In Xanthomonas sacchari, a genomic segment contains:
- the zupT gene encoding zinc transporter ZupT: MLEIPLHNVLVALGVTLAAGLATGLGSVLVLFSRGPNPRLLAFGLAFSAGAMVYVSLTEILGKSIAAFSDAFDPRLGQAYATLAFLAGMVLIVTIDRLVPNPHESLNSRDPLFRDDNRAYVKRVGLLTAVAITAHNFPEGLATFFATLESPAVGMPLAFAIAVHNIPEGIAIAVPVHYATGRKSYAFAASLLSGLAEPIGALIGYVGLARFLSDAVFGAVFGLIAGVMVFLALDELLPAAKRYAQGHETVYGLVAGMATLALSLVLFRLSAPV; this comes from the coding sequence ATGCTGGAGATCCCGCTGCACAATGTCCTGGTCGCGCTCGGCGTGACCCTGGCCGCCGGCCTGGCCACCGGCCTGGGCAGCGTGCTGGTGTTGTTCAGCAGGGGGCCCAATCCGCGCCTGCTCGCCTTCGGCCTGGCGTTCTCCGCCGGCGCGATGGTGTACGTGTCGCTGACCGAGATCCTCGGCAAGTCGATCGCCGCCTTCAGCGACGCCTTCGACCCGCGCCTGGGCCAGGCCTATGCCACCCTGGCGTTCCTGGCCGGCATGGTGCTGATCGTGACCATCGACCGGCTGGTGCCCAACCCGCACGAAAGCCTCAACAGCCGCGATCCGCTGTTCCGCGACGACAACCGCGCCTACGTCAAGCGCGTCGGCCTGCTCACCGCGGTGGCGATCACCGCGCACAACTTCCCCGAGGGCCTGGCCACCTTCTTCGCGACGCTGGAAAGCCCGGCGGTGGGCATGCCGCTGGCGTTCGCCATCGCCGTGCACAACATCCCCGAAGGCATCGCCATCGCCGTGCCGGTGCATTACGCCACCGGGCGCAAGTCCTACGCCTTCGCCGCCAGCCTGCTGTCCGGCCTGGCCGAGCCGATCGGCGCGCTGATCGGCTATGTCGGACTGGCACGCTTCCTGTCCGATGCGGTATTCGGCGCGGTGTTCGGGCTGATCGCCGGGGTGATGGTATTCCTGGCCCTGGACGAATTGCTGCCGGCGGCCAAGCGCTACGCGCAGGGGCACGAAACGGTGTACGGCCTGGTCGCGGGCATGGCCACGCTGGCGCTCAGCCTGGTGCTGTTCCGCCTGTCCGCACCGGTCTGA
- a CDS encoding energy transducer TonB: protein MTAVARPLFLLFPLACLSAVLLSACGQSQQSQQHTVTQPPTEVAAVKTPPPDYPIDVACAGIGGKVVLKVVVGVQGTPTDVAVVTGSGQAKLDASAQEAVRGWTFKPATRNGQAVPWTIQVPVNFNPPQPRPDRCFALDAQAHKAG, encoded by the coding sequence ATGACCGCTGTCGCCCGCCCCCTGTTCCTCCTGTTCCCCCTCGCCTGCCTGAGCGCCGTGCTGCTCAGCGCCTGCGGCCAATCCCAGCAATCGCAGCAACACACCGTGACGCAGCCGCCGACCGAGGTCGCCGCGGTGAAGACGCCGCCGCCGGACTACCCGATCGACGTGGCCTGCGCCGGCATCGGCGGCAAGGTGGTGCTGAAGGTGGTGGTCGGCGTGCAGGGCACGCCGACCGACGTGGCCGTGGTCACCGGCAGCGGCCAGGCCAAGCTCGACGCCTCCGCGCAGGAGGCCGTGCGCGGCTGGACCTTCAAGCCGGCCACCCGCAATGGCCAGGCGGTGCCGTGGACCATCCAGGTGCCGGTCAATTTCAACCCGCCGCAGCCGCGCCCGGACCGGTGCTTCGCGCTGGACGCGCAGGCGCACAAGGCCGGCTGA
- a CDS encoding 4a-hydroxytetrahydrobiopterin dehydratase, with protein sequence MNDLIPLVQAHCSPCKGSEYRLTQARLAELLPQVPGWEVIENGNAISRTFRFPDYYRTLAFVNALAWIAHREDHHPDLGVHYDRVVVRYSTHDVGGLSENDFICAAKASALPE encoded by the coding sequence ATGAACGACCTGATCCCGCTCGTCCAGGCCCATTGCTCGCCCTGCAAGGGCAGCGAGTACAGACTGACCCAGGCGCGCCTGGCCGAACTGCTGCCGCAGGTGCCCGGCTGGGAGGTGATCGAGAACGGCAACGCGATCAGCCGCACCTTCCGCTTCCCCGACTATTACCGCACCCTGGCCTTCGTCAACGCGCTGGCCTGGATCGCGCACCGCGAGGACCACCATCCCGACCTGGGCGTGCACTACGACCGCGTGGTGGTGCGCTACTCCACCCACGACGTCGGCGGCCTCAGCGAGAACGACTTCATCTGCGCCGCCAAGGCCTCCGCCCTTCCGGAATGA
- a CDS encoding NfuA family Fe-S biogenesis protein, which translates to MIQISDNAQAHFRKLLEREAVPGMGVRLSAVDAGTPRADARLEFAEPADLAGDEWAIDCAGFTLYVAADSVAWLDGAEIDYVTQGTGQQLTIKAPKIKGEAPGEAASLVERVRWVVENEVNPQLAQHGGRVAVQEVSADGVVLLRFGGGCHGCGMADVTLKQGIEKTLMGRVPGVTAVRDATDHDSGSAPYIPRDSAA; encoded by the coding sequence ATGATCCAGATCTCAGACAACGCACAGGCCCATTTCCGCAAGTTGCTCGAACGCGAGGCCGTGCCCGGCATGGGCGTGCGCCTGAGCGCGGTCGATGCCGGCACCCCGCGCGCCGATGCGCGGCTGGAGTTCGCCGAACCGGCGGACCTGGCCGGCGACGAATGGGCGATCGACTGCGCCGGCTTCACCCTGTACGTGGCCGCCGACAGCGTCGCCTGGCTCGACGGCGCGGAAATCGACTACGTCACCCAGGGCACCGGCCAGCAGCTCACCATCAAGGCGCCCAAGATCAAGGGCGAGGCCCCGGGCGAGGCGGCCTCGCTGGTGGAGCGGGTGCGCTGGGTGGTGGAGAACGAGGTCAATCCGCAGTTGGCCCAGCACGGCGGCCGCGTGGCGGTGCAGGAAGTGTCCGCCGACGGCGTGGTGCTGCTGCGCTTCGGCGGCGGCTGCCACGGCTGCGGCATGGCCGACGTGACCTTGAAGCAGGGCATCGAGAAGACGCTGATGGGCCGCGTGCCGGGGGTGACCGCGGTGCGCGACGCCACCGACCACGACAGCGGCAGCGCTCCCTACATTCCGCGCGATTCGGCCGCCTGA
- a CDS encoding c-type cytochrome yields MPNAAHALRPALVLLAALCLGACSQSQVESTSKSAGDPGHASGEHGSGSSAGLPGGRIDAGDKLAHAKGKATGQSCIDCHGADGNAPIDPTYPKLGGQYGDYLAHALQAYRGGTRTHPLMSPQAAQLSDQDIADLAAYFGSRSSQLRDLHGVN; encoded by the coding sequence ATGCCGAACGCCGCGCACGCCTTGCGTCCCGCCCTCGTCCTGCTTGCCGCCCTGTGCCTGGGGGCCTGTTCGCAATCGCAGGTGGAATCCACCAGTAAATCCGCTGGCGACCCGGGCCACGCCAGCGGCGAGCACGGGTCCGGCTCCTCCGCCGGCCTGCCCGGCGGGCGCATCGACGCCGGCGACAAACTGGCCCACGCCAAGGGCAAGGCCACCGGGCAGAGCTGCATCGACTGCCACGGCGCCGACGGCAACGCGCCGATCGACCCGACCTACCCCAAGCTCGGCGGCCAGTACGGCGACTATCTCGCGCATGCGCTGCAGGCCTACCGCGGCGGCACCCGCACGCATCCGCTGATGAGCCCGCAGGCGGCGCAACTGAGCGACCAGGACATCGCCGACCTGGCCGCCTACTTCGGCTCGCGCAGCAGCCAATTGCGCGATTTGCACGGCGTGAACTGA
- a CDS encoding c-type cytochrome produces the protein MRTQPLAACFALAVLVSVGAAPAMAQTAPVPAAPAAAAAAPAPIHGNAANGRVLTYTCQGCHGVTGYKNAYPSYRIPKIGGQSAQYLTQALTEYRLGKRKHPTMQAQAESFSDQEIADIAAFLSTLK, from the coding sequence ATGCGCACGCAGCCGCTAGCCGCTTGTTTTGCTCTGGCCGTACTCGTTTCTGTTGGGGCCGCCCCGGCCATGGCGCAGACCGCGCCGGTACCCGCCGCTCCCGCCGCCGCTGCCGCGGCACCCGCCCCCATTCATGGCAACGCCGCCAACGGCCGGGTGCTCACCTACACCTGCCAGGGCTGCCACGGCGTCACCGGCTACAAGAACGCCTATCCCAGCTACCGCATCCCCAAGATCGGTGGGCAATCGGCGCAGTACCTGACCCAGGCGCTGACCGAATACCGGCTCGGCAAGCGCAAGCATCCGACCATGCAGGCCCAGGCGGAAAGCTTCTCCGACCAGGAGATCGCCGACATCGCCGCTTTCCTGTCCACCCTCAAGTAG
- a CDS encoding efflux RND transporter periplasmic adaptor subunit has protein sequence MTRPLSRRTASCAAALLVITTLLLGACKPAAEAQAKAADGDKAPEAVPVEVAAASRRAVAASYSGTAALEARAESQVVAKTAGVALAVLAEEGQQVRAGQPLVRLDPDRARLALAQSEAQLRKLENNYRRSQQLVGQQLVSAADVDQIKYDLANVRAQHQLAALELSYATVTAPISGVIASRSIKTGNFVQINTPIFRIVDDSRLEATLNVPERELATLKTGQPVTLLADALPGKQFRGRVDRIAPVVDAGSGTFRVVCAFDEGAQALQPGMFGRIRIDYDQRTDALVVPRLALLDDGEPAVFRVVAGKVARVPVTLGYAEGPWVEIRQGLQAGDQVVTAGKVALRDGSRVQVIAPQRAVADAAPASADGAR, from the coding sequence ATGACGCGACCGCTCTCGCGCCGCACCGCCAGCTGCGCTGCCGCGCTGCTGGTCATCACCACGCTGCTGCTCGGCGCCTGCAAGCCGGCCGCCGAGGCGCAGGCCAAGGCCGCCGACGGCGACAAGGCGCCGGAGGCGGTGCCGGTGGAAGTGGCTGCGGCCAGCCGCCGTGCGGTGGCGGCCAGCTACAGCGGCACCGCGGCGCTGGAGGCGCGCGCCGAATCGCAGGTGGTGGCCAAGACCGCCGGCGTGGCCCTGGCGGTGCTGGCCGAGGAAGGCCAGCAGGTCCGCGCCGGGCAGCCGCTGGTGCGGCTGGATCCGGATCGCGCGCGGCTGGCGCTGGCGCAGAGCGAGGCGCAGTTGCGCAAGCTGGAGAACAACTACCGGCGCTCGCAGCAACTGGTCGGCCAGCAACTGGTCAGCGCCGCCGACGTCGATCAGATCAAGTACGACCTGGCCAACGTGCGTGCGCAACACCAACTGGCCGCGCTGGAGCTGTCCTACGCCACGGTGACGGCGCCGATCTCCGGGGTGATCGCCTCGCGCTCGATCAAGACCGGCAACTTCGTGCAGATCAACACGCCGATCTTCCGCATCGTCGACGACTCGCGCCTGGAGGCCACGCTCAACGTGCCCGAGCGCGAACTGGCCACGCTCAAGACCGGGCAGCCGGTGACGCTGCTGGCCGATGCGCTGCCGGGCAAGCAGTTCCGCGGCCGGGTCGACCGCATCGCGCCGGTGGTGGATGCCGGCAGCGGCACCTTCCGCGTGGTCTGCGCCTTCGACGAGGGCGCGCAGGCGTTGCAGCCGGGCATGTTCGGCCGCATCCGCATCGATTACGACCAGCGTACCGATGCGCTGGTGGTGCCGCGGCTGGCGCTGCTCGACGACGGCGAGCCGGCGGTGTTCCGCGTGGTCGCCGGCAAGGTCGCGCGGGTGCCGGTCACGCTGGGCTATGCCGAAGGGCCGTGGGTGGAGATCCGCCAGGGCCTGCAGGCCGGCGACCAGGTGGTCACCGCCGGCAAGGTCGCGCTGCGCGACGGCAGCCGCGTGCAGGTGATCGCGCCGCAGCGCGCGGTGGCCGACGCCGCGCCGGCCAGCGCCGACGGAGCGCGCTGA
- a CDS encoding efflux RND transporter permease subunit yields MHGAGSDAHAPPAPAGAHGGGLVEFATRRRVTIAMITLTMVLFGTIALHGLKVNLLPDLSYPTLTVRTEYAGAAPSEIETLVTEPVEEAVGVVKNLRKLKSVSRTGQSDVVLEFAWGTNMDQASLEVRDKMEALSLPLEAKAPVLLRFNPSTQPIMRLVLSSKTAAHGDAEAVRALTQLRRYADEDLKKKLEPVPGVAAVKVGGGLEDQIQVDIDQQRLAQLNMPIDTVIARLKDENVNLSGGRLEQGTQRYLVRTVNQFADLDEIRNLLLTTQGASGNAADAALQQMYAIAASTGSEAALAAASAAQSATSSATTSVAGGMPIRLKDVAQVRQGYKEREAIIRLGGKEAVELAIYKEGDANTVATAAALRQRLEQLKAQIPADAELTTLEDQSRFIEHAIGDVKKDAVIGGVLAILIIFLFLRDGWSTFVIGLSLPVSIVTTFFFMGQLGLSLNVMSLGGLALATGLVVDDSIVVLESIAKARERGLSVLDAAIVGTREVGMAVVASTLTTIAVFLPLVFVEGVAGQLFRDQALTVAIAIAISLVVSMTLIPMLSSLKGRAPLAFPAEPAAPRWQPQRGWLKPLAWSRHGAGAAARGVFFGGAWLCVRLWRGAVAVVAPVMRKASDLAMAPYALAERGYLRLLPGALARPGWVLGLAALAFAATLAVAPLLGADLIPQLAQDRFEMTVKLPAGTPLRQTDALVRELQQVHGKDAGVQALYGVSGSGTRLDANPTESGENIGKLTIAMAGGGSAQFEAQQSERMRATMRNHPGVQVGFSRPELFSFSTPLEIELRGQDLPTIQHAGQKLAALLRGNGHFADVKSTVEEGFPEIQIRFDQERAGALGLTTRQIADVVVKKVRGDVATRYSFRDRKIDVLVRAQQSDRASVDSIRRLIVNPGSSRPVTLDAVADVVATTGPSEIHRADQIRVAIVSANLRDIDLGGAVREVGEMVARDPLGAGVGMHIGGQGEELAQSARSLLFAFGLAVFLVYLVMASQFESLLHPFVILFTIPLALVGAVLALLLTGKPVSVVVFIGLILLVGLVTKNAIILIDKVNQLREDGVAKRAALIEGARSRLRPIVMTTLCTLFGFLPLAVASGEGAEVRAPMAITVIGGLLVSTLLTLLVIPVVYDRLDRRSDAYYAERGRRARQREQGERRLQDGEGASA; encoded by the coding sequence ATGCACGGCGCCGGTTCCGACGCGCACGCACCGCCTGCGCCTGCCGGTGCGCACGGCGGCGGCCTGGTCGAATTCGCCACCCGCCGCCGCGTGACCATCGCGATGATCACGCTGACCATGGTGCTGTTCGGCACGATCGCGTTGCACGGGCTCAAGGTCAATCTGCTGCCGGACCTGAGCTATCCGACTCTGACCGTGCGCACCGAGTACGCCGGTGCCGCACCGTCGGAGATCGAGACGCTGGTGACCGAGCCGGTGGAGGAAGCGGTCGGCGTGGTCAAGAACCTGCGCAAGCTCAAGTCGGTGTCGCGCACCGGGCAGAGCGATGTGGTGCTGGAGTTCGCCTGGGGCACCAACATGGACCAGGCCAGCCTGGAGGTGCGCGACAAGATGGAAGCGCTGTCGCTGCCGCTGGAGGCCAAGGCGCCGGTGCTGCTGCGCTTCAATCCCTCCACCCAGCCGATCATGCGCCTGGTGCTGTCGAGCAAGACCGCCGCGCACGGCGACGCCGAGGCGGTGCGCGCGCTGACCCAGTTGCGCCGCTACGCCGACGAGGACCTGAAGAAGAAGCTGGAGCCGGTGCCGGGCGTGGCCGCGGTCAAGGTCGGCGGCGGCCTGGAGGACCAGATCCAGGTCGACATCGACCAGCAGCGGCTGGCGCAACTCAACATGCCGATCGACACAGTGATCGCGCGGCTCAAGGACGAGAACGTCAATCTCTCCGGCGGGCGCCTGGAGCAGGGCACGCAGCGCTACCTGGTGCGCACGGTCAACCAGTTCGCCGACCTGGACGAGATCCGCAACCTGTTGCTGACCACCCAGGGCGCCAGCGGCAACGCCGCCGATGCGGCCTTGCAACAGATGTACGCGATCGCCGCGTCCACTGGCTCGGAAGCGGCGCTGGCCGCGGCGTCGGCGGCGCAGAGCGCGACATCCAGCGCGACCACCAGCGTCGCCGGCGGCATGCCGATCCGGCTCAAGGACGTGGCGCAGGTGCGGCAGGGCTACAAGGAACGCGAGGCGATCATCCGCCTGGGCGGCAAGGAGGCGGTGGAACTGGCCATCTACAAGGAAGGCGACGCCAACACCGTGGCCACCGCCGCGGCGCTGCGCCAGCGCCTGGAGCAATTGAAGGCGCAGATTCCGGCCGACGCCGAGCTGACCACGCTGGAAGACCAGTCGCGCTTCATCGAGCACGCCATCGGCGACGTCAAGAAGGATGCGGTGATCGGCGGCGTGCTGGCGATCCTGATCATCTTCCTGTTCCTGCGCGACGGCTGGAGCACCTTCGTGATCGGCCTGTCGCTGCCGGTGTCGATCGTGACCACGTTCTTCTTCATGGGCCAGCTCGGGCTGAGCCTCAACGTGATGTCGCTGGGCGGACTGGCGCTGGCCACCGGCCTGGTGGTGGACGATTCGATCGTGGTGCTGGAAAGCATCGCCAAGGCGCGCGAGCGCGGGCTGAGCGTGCTCGATGCGGCGATCGTCGGCACCCGCGAGGTGGGCATGGCAGTGGTCGCCTCGACCCTGACCACGATCGCGGTGTTCCTGCCGCTGGTGTTCGTGGAGGGCGTGGCCGGGCAACTGTTCCGCGACCAGGCGTTGACCGTGGCGATCGCCATCGCGATCTCGCTGGTGGTGTCGATGACCCTGATCCCGATGCTCAGCTCGCTCAAGGGGCGTGCGCCGCTGGCGTTCCCTGCGGAGCCGGCGGCGCCGCGCTGGCAGCCGCAGCGCGGCTGGCTGAAGCCGCTGGCCTGGAGCCGGCACGGTGCCGGCGCGGCGGCACGCGGCGTGTTCTTCGGCGGCGCCTGGTTGTGCGTGCGGCTGTGGCGCGGCGCGGTGGCGGTGGTCGCGCCGGTGATGCGCAAGGCCAGCGACCTGGCGATGGCGCCGTACGCGCTGGCCGAGCGCGGCTACCTGCGGCTGCTGCCCGGCGCGCTGGCGCGTCCAGGTTGGGTGCTGGGGCTGGCCGCGCTCGCCTTCGCCGCGACCCTGGCGGTGGCGCCGCTGCTGGGCGCCGACCTGATCCCGCAGCTGGCGCAGGACCGCTTCGAGATGACTGTGAAGCTGCCGGCCGGCACGCCGCTGCGGCAGACCGATGCACTGGTGCGCGAACTGCAGCAGGTACACGGCAAGGATGCCGGTGTGCAGGCGCTGTACGGGGTCAGCGGCAGCGGCACCCGGCTCGACGCCAATCCCACCGAGAGCGGCGAGAACATCGGCAAATTGACCATCGCCATGGCCGGTGGCGGCAGTGCGCAGTTCGAGGCGCAGCAGAGCGAGCGCATGCGCGCGACGATGCGCAACCATCCAGGCGTGCAGGTCGGTTTCAGCCGGCCCGAGCTGTTCAGTTTCTCCACCCCGCTGGAAATCGAACTGCGCGGCCAGGACCTGCCGACCATCCAGCACGCCGGGCAGAAGCTGGCGGCGCTGCTGCGTGGCAACGGCCACTTCGCCGACGTCAAATCCACGGTGGAGGAAGGCTTCCCGGAGATCCAGATCCGCTTCGACCAGGAGCGCGCCGGCGCGCTGGGGCTGACCACGCGGCAGATCGCCGACGTGGTGGTGAAGAAGGTGCGCGGCGACGTCGCCACCCGCTACAGCTTCCGCGACCGCAAGATCGACGTGCTGGTGCGCGCGCAGCAGAGCGACCGCGCCAGCGTCGACAGCATCCGCCGGCTGATCGTCAATCCCGGCAGCAGCCGGCCGGTGACCCTGGACGCAGTCGCCGACGTGGTCGCCACCACCGGCCCCAGCGAGATCCACCGCGCCGACCAGATCCGCGTGGCGATCGTCTCGGCCAACCTGCGCGACATCGACCTGGGCGGCGCGGTGCGCGAGGTGGGCGAGATGGTGGCGCGCGATCCGCTCGGCGCCGGCGTCGGCATGCACATCGGCGGGCAGGGCGAGGAACTGGCGCAGTCGGCGCGCTCGCTGCTGTTCGCGTTCGGCCTGGCGGTGTTCCTGGTGTACCTGGTGATGGCCTCGCAGTTCGAATCGCTGCTGCATCCGTTCGTCATCCTGTTCACCATCCCGCTGGCCCTGGTCGGCGCGGTGCTGGCGCTGCTGCTGACCGGCAAGCCGGTGTCGGTGGTGGTGTTCATCGGCCTGATCCTGCTGGTGGGCCTGGTGACCAAGAACGCGATCATCCTGATCGACAAGGTCAACCAGTTGCGCGAGGACGGCGTGGCCAAGCGCGCGGCGCTGATCGAAGGCGCGCGCTCGCGGCTGCGGCCGATCGTGATGACCACGCTGTGCACGCTGTTCGGCTTCCTGCCGCTGGCGGTGGCCAGCGGCGAGGGCGCCGAGGTGCGCGCGCCGATGGCGATCACCGTGATCGGCGGGCTGCTGGTGTCCACGCTGCTGACCCTGCTGGTGATCCCCGTGGTCTACGACCGCCTGGATCGCCGCAGCGACGCGTACTACGCCGAGCGCGGGCGGCGCGCGCGGCAACGCGAGCAGGGCGAGCGGCGCCTGCAGGACGGCGAGGGCGCATCGGCATGA
- a CDS encoding efflux RND transporter permease subunit has translation MSVAEFSIRRPVTTIMCFVSLVVVGLIAAFRLPLEALPDISAPFLFVQLPYTGSTPDEVERNLVRPTEEALATMTGIKRMRSTATADGANIFIEFSDWDRDIAIAASDARERIDAIRADLPADLRRYNVFKWSSSDQPVLKVRLAGAADLTGAYDMLDREFKRRLERIPGVAKVSVSGAPPNEVEIAIAPDRLSAHNLSLNALSERLGKLNFSLSAGQIDDNGQRLRVQPVGELRDLQELRDLVIDAKGLRLGDIADVRLKPTRMSYGRRLDGRPAVGLDVFKERSANLVEVSRAVLAEVEQIRKQPALSDVQIKVIDNQGKAVTASLAELAEAGAVGLLLSVTVLFFFLRHWPSTLMVTLAIPICFAITLGFMYFAGVTLNILTMMGLLLAVGMLVDNAVVVVESIYQERERMPDQPQRASIVGTRNVAIALSAGTLCHCIVFLPNLFGETNNISIFMSQIAITISVSLLASWLVAVSLIPMLSARMRTPALVHAPHGLIPRLQRRYARVLAWSLAHRGWSVSAIVLISALSVIPMMQTKQDMFGGDGGEQVFIGYQWKGAYTREQMAEEVTRLERFIDARRAQYHVTQVYSWFSEEEGSSTTLTVDLKQVRDLPALMERIRKDLPRSALVDFHVGNSNDGDGGNGGGQTVQVQLVGDSTEALRALADDVVPLLARRKELRDVRVDSGDRSTELAVRVDRERAAAFGFSAEQVASFVGLALRGASLREFRQGDNEVPVWVRFAGAEHTSPEDLDSFNVRTQDGRSVPLLSLVDVRPRAAATQIARTNRQTTLTITANLGAKVTAPEAKQAIEDTLKTVDFPVGYRYSFDGVEGQDDDRASRQMLFNLLIALVMIYVVMAAMFESLLFPVAIMSGVLFSVFGVFWLFWITGTSFGIMAFIGILVLMGVVVNNGIVMIEHINNLRRRGLGRTEALIEGSRERLRPIMMTMGTAILAMVPISLTTTQMFGDGPAYYPMARAIAGGLAFSTVVSLLFLPTIYAILDDLSNGAASLVRRARGQRAAAAHPAS, from the coding sequence ATGAGCGTCGCCGAGTTCAGCATCCGCCGTCCGGTCACCACCATCATGTGCTTCGTATCGCTGGTGGTGGTCGGGCTGATCGCCGCCTTCCGGCTGCCGCTGGAGGCCTTGCCGGACATCTCCGCGCCGTTCCTGTTCGTGCAGCTGCCGTACACCGGCTCGACCCCGGACGAGGTCGAGCGCAACCTGGTGCGGCCGACCGAGGAGGCGCTGGCGACGATGACCGGGATCAAGCGCATGCGCTCGACCGCCACCGCCGACGGCGCCAACATCTTCATCGAGTTCTCCGACTGGGACCGCGACATCGCCATCGCCGCCTCCGACGCGCGCGAACGCATCGATGCGATCCGCGCCGATCTGCCGGCGGACCTGCGGCGCTACAACGTGTTCAAGTGGTCCAGCAGCGACCAGCCGGTGCTGAAGGTGCGCCTGGCCGGCGCGGCCGACCTGACCGGTGCGTACGACATGCTCGACCGCGAGTTCAAGCGCCGCCTGGAACGCATTCCCGGGGTGGCCAAGGTGTCGGTGTCCGGGGCGCCGCCGAACGAGGTCGAGATCGCCATCGCCCCGGACCGGCTCAGTGCGCACAACCTCAGCCTCAATGCGCTGAGCGAGCGCCTGGGCAAGCTCAACTTCTCGCTGTCGGCCGGGCAGATCGACGACAACGGCCAGCGCCTGCGGGTGCAGCCGGTCGGCGAACTGCGCGACCTGCAGGAGTTGCGCGACCTGGTCATCGACGCCAAGGGACTGCGCCTGGGCGACATCGCCGACGTGCGCCTGAAACCGACCCGGATGAGCTACGGCCGGCGCCTGGACGGGCGCCCGGCGGTGGGCCTGGACGTGTTCAAGGAGCGCAGCGCCAACCTGGTCGAGGTCTCGCGCGCGGTGCTGGCCGAGGTCGAACAGATCCGCAAGCAGCCGGCGCTGAGCGACGTGCAGATCAAGGTCATCGACAACCAGGGCAAGGCGGTGACCGCGTCGCTGGCGGAACTGGCCGAAGCCGGCGCGGTGGGCCTGCTGCTGTCGGTGACGGTGCTGTTCTTCTTCCTGCGCCACTGGCCGTCGACGCTGATGGTGACCCTGGCGATCCCGATCTGCTTCGCCATCACCCTGGGCTTCATGTACTTCGCCGGGGTCACCCTCAACATCCTGACCATGATGGGCCTGCTGCTGGCGGTCGGCATGCTGGTGGACAACGCGGTGGTGGTGGTGGAGAGCATCTACCAGGAGCGCGAGCGCATGCCCGACCAGCCGCAGCGCGCCTCCATCGTCGGCACCCGCAACGTCGCCATCGCACTGTCGGCCGGTACCCTGTGCCATTGCATCGTGTTCTTGCCGAACCTGTTCGGCGAGACCAACAACATCAGCATCTTCATGTCGCAGATCGCCATCACCATCTCGGTGTCGCTGCTGGCGTCGTGGCTGGTGGCGGTGAGTCTGATCCCGATGCTGTCGGCGCGCATGCGCACCCCGGCGCTGGTGCATGCCCCGCACGGGCTGATCCCGCGCCTGCAGCGCCGCTACGCGCGGGTGCTGGCCTGGTCGCTGGCGCATCGCGGCTGGAGCGTCAGCGCGATCGTGCTGATCAGCGCGCTGAGCGTGATCCCGATGATGCAGACCAAGCAGGACATGTTCGGCGGCGACGGCGGCGAGCAGGTCTTCATCGGCTACCAGTGGAAGGGCGCCTACACGCGCGAGCAGATGGCCGAGGAAGTGACCCGGCTGGAACGCTTCATCGACGCGCGGCGCGCGCAGTACCACGTGACCCAGGTGTATTCCTGGTTCAGCGAGGAGGAGGGCAGCAGCACCACATTGACCGTGGACCTGAAGCAGGTCCGCGACCTGCCGGCGCTGATGGAACGCATCCGCAAGGACCTGCCGCGCTCGGCGCTGGTGGATTTCCACGTCGGCAACAGCAACGACGGCGATGGCGGCAACGGCGGCGGGCAGACCGTGCAGGTGCAACTGGTCGGCGATTCCACCGAGGCGCTGCGCGCACTCGCCGACGACGTGGTGCCGCTGCTGGCACGGCGCAAGGAATTGCGCGACGTGCGCGTGGACAGCGGCGACCGCAGCACCGAGCTGGCGGTGCGGGTGGACCGCGAGCGCGCCGCCGCGTTCGGCTTCAGCGCCGAACAGGTGGCCAGCTTCGTCGGCCTGGCGCTGCGCGGGGCGTCGCTGCGCGAGTTCCGCCAGGGCGACAACGAGGTGCCGGTGTGGGTGCGCTTCGCCGGCGCCGAGCATACATCCCCCGAGGACCTGGACAGCTTCAACGTGCGTACCCAGGACGGGCGCAGCGTGCCGTTGCTGAGCCTGGTCGATGTGCGTCCGCGCGCGGCCGCGACCCAGATCGCCCGGACCAACCGCCAGACCACGTTGACCATCACCGCCAACCTCGGCGCCAAGGTCACCGCGCCGGAAGCCAAGCAGGCGATCGAGGACACGCTCAAGACGGTCGACTTCCCGGTCGGCTACCGCTACAGCTTCGATGGCGTGGAAGGCCAGGACGACGACCGGGCCAGCCGGCAGATGCTGTTCAACCTGCTGATCGCGCTGGTGATGATCTACGTGGTGATGGCCGCGATGTTCGAATCGCTGCTGTTTCCTGTGGCGATCATGAGCGGTGTGCTGTTCTCGGTGTTCGGCGTGTTCTGGCTGTTCTGGATCACCGGCACCAGCTTCGGGATCATGGCCTTCATCGGCATCCTGGTGCTGATGGGCGTGGTGGTGAACAACGGCATCGTGATGATCGAACACATCAACAACCTGCGCCGGCGCGGCCTGGGTCGCACCGAGGCGCTGATCGAGGGCTCGCGCGAGCGCCTGCGGCCGATCATGATGACCATGGGCACGGCGATCCTGGCGATGGTGCCGATCTCGCTGACCACCACGCAGATGTTCGGCGACGGCCCGGCCTACTACCCGATGGCGCGCGCCATCGCCGGCGGCCTGGCGTTCTCGACCGTGGTCAGCCTGCTGTTCCTGCCGACCATCTACGCGATCCTGGACGATCTCAGCAATGGCGCGGCGAGCTTAGTGCGGCGCGCGCGTGGGCAGCGCGCCGCGGCAGCGCATCCGGCGTCCTGA